In Bacteroidales bacterium, a single window of DNA contains:
- a CDS encoding dihydroorotate dehydrogenase electron transfer subunit, which yields MKKFVQDLEVIENRELNAFHFLLTLKAPVKLPEILPGQFAEVLVENSPTTFLRRPLSTHDVDFEKNTISFYIKCVGPATMKLREYKKGDFLNVMYPLGNTFSLQPESPVLLVGGGCGVAPLLYLAKYLNKKNIEVSTLIGARTHSDLSEIKEYEKCGKIFLITEDGSKGEKGLVTGHSVFKNVNQFKKIYCCGPEPMMKAVAALAKKNKIDCEVSLENTMACGIGACLCCVTETVEGNKCVCTEGPVFNINQLKW from the coding sequence ATGAAAAAATTTGTACAAGACCTTGAAGTTATAGAAAACCGTGAGCTGAATGCCTTTCATTTTTTGCTCACATTAAAAGCACCTGTCAAGCTTCCCGAAATTTTACCTGGGCAATTTGCTGAAGTGCTTGTAGAAAATTCACCAACAACATTTCTACGCAGGCCTTTAAGTACCCATGATGTCGACTTCGAAAAAAACACAATTTCATTCTACATCAAATGTGTTGGACCGGCTACAATGAAACTTCGCGAATATAAAAAAGGTGATTTCTTAAATGTTATGTATCCACTTGGAAATACATTCTCACTTCAACCAGAATCTCCTGTATTGCTTGTAGGTGGCGGTTGCGGAGTAGCACCATTACTTTACCTTGCAAAATATTTAAACAAAAAAAATATTGAAGTCTCAACATTGATCGGAGCAAGAACTCACAGCGATTTATCGGAAATAAAAGAATACGAAAAGTGCGGGAAAATATTTTTAATTACTGAAGATGGTTCAAAAGGTGAAAAAGGTTTGGTAACCGGACATTCTGTTTTCAAAAATGTAAACCAATTCAAAAAAATTTATTGCTGCGGCCCCGAGCCTATGATGAAAGCTGTTGCAGCTTTAGCTAAAAAAAATAAAATCGATTGCGAGGTATCGCTCGAAAACACCATGGCATGCGGCATTGGAGCATGCCTGTGTTGTG
- a CDS encoding DUF5606 domain-containing protein: MDLSKIMSVSGKSGLFMSIGQTKNGLIVESLIDKKRFPVYVSDKVSALEDISVFTTDKDIPLKDVFKKIFEKENGKPCIDPKSDDAKIRAYLAEVLPDYDKERVYVSDMRKMLSWYNLLQSLNMLKFDEEVKVEEKEKTE, translated from the coding sequence ATGGATTTAAGTAAAATTATGTCGGTTTCGGGAAAGAGTGGTTTGTTCATGTCAATCGGGCAAACAAAGAACGGACTTATTGTTGAATCGCTCATTGATAAAAAACGTTTCCCCGTTTATGTTTCCGACAAAGTAAGTGCATTGGAAGATATCAGCGTTTTCACTACAGATAAGGATATTCCTTTAAAAGATGTTTTCAAAAAAATATTTGAAAAAGAAAATGGAAAACCTTGTATCGACCCAAAATCGGATGATGCAAAAATTAGAGCATACCTTGCCGAAGTTCTTCCCGATTATGATAAAGAACGTGTATATGTTTCGGATATGCGAAAAATGCTATCGTGGTACAACCTTCTGCAATCGTTGAATATGCTGAAGTTTGACGAAGAAGTAAAAGTGGAAGAAAAAGAAAAAACAGAATAA
- a CDS encoding Fic family protein has product MNISNKKYFPEYQKLIGHRISELIRDFGFEKINGNLGYNIQASAVYSSNIEGNSVDLNSFMNYKLSSQIKHPQKEIREIENLIAAYEFAQNNTLNEINLLNCHKIFSKTLVSAANRGKYRNEKVGVFEQDGLVYLSIEPEFVKEKMKLFFEDIHELFNAKISTEEVFYFASFIHLVFAHIHPFCDGNGRAARLIEKWFIAQKLGELFWNIPSEKYYKENQSEYYKNINLGVNYYELDYDKCIPFLAMLPRCLEK; this is encoded by the coding sequence ATGAATATTTCCAATAAAAAATATTTTCCCGAATACCAAAAACTGATAGGCCACAGGATTAGTGAGCTGATCAGAGATTTTGGTTTTGAAAAAATAAACGGGAACCTTGGTTATAATATTCAGGCATCGGCTGTTTACTCATCAAACATTGAAGGAAACTCGGTCGACCTTAATTCATTCATGAATTATAAACTCTCCAGTCAAATCAAACATCCTCAAAAAGAAATCCGGGAAATTGAAAATTTAATTGCAGCTTATGAATTCGCCCAGAACAATACACTTAACGAAATTAATTTATTGAACTGTCATAAAATATTTTCTAAAACTTTAGTCAGCGCCGCAAACAGGGGGAAATACCGAAATGAAAAGGTTGGCGTATTCGAACAGGATGGATTGGTTTATTTGTCAATAGAACCGGAATTTGTAAAAGAAAAAATGAAATTGTTTTTTGAAGATATCCATGAATTATTTAATGCAAAAATTTCAACAGAAGAAGTTTTTTATTTTGCATCATTCATCCATCTTGTATTTGCGCACATTCATCCTTTCTGTGACGGAAATGGCCGTGCAGCTAGACTTATAGAGAAATGGTTTATTGCTCAAAAACTCGGAGAATTATTTTGGAATATCCCTTCCGAAAAATATTACAAGGAAAATCAATCTGAGTACTATAAAAATATTAATCTTGGCGTAAATTACTATGAACTGGATTATGATAAATGTATTCCTTTTCTTGCAATGTTACCAAGATGTTTGGAAAAATAA
- a CDS encoding site-specific DNA-methyltransferase: MQKNLLIQAENIEGINYLLNEKKLKGKIDLIYIDPPFATGGNFTITDGRATTISNSKNGDVAYTDILKGKDFINFLKERLFLLKELLSEQGSIYLHIDYKIGHYVKVMMDEVFGIENFRNDITRIKCNPKNFDRIGYGNIKDLILFYTKSANPIWNEPREKYTEKDFEKLFPKTDKQGRRYTTVPIHAPGETENGKSNLPFKGILPPKGRHWRVNVETLEQWDKEGLIEWSSTGNPRKIIYADEREGKRIQDIWEYKDPQYPTYPTEKNSELLDLIIKTSSNVNSIVLDCFCGSGTTLKSAQTNNRKWIGIDQSEHAIKATIKKLETVEEDLFIPKPDYDLIELTESINISQQRLNTKRQSLLNPDKIEKIKQNKKAINS; this comes from the coding sequence ATGCAAAAAAATTTATTAATACAGGCTGAAAATATTGAAGGGATAAATTATCTTTTAAATGAAAAAAAATTAAAAGGTAAAATTGATTTAATATATATCGACCCTCCATTTGCCACTGGTGGAAATTTCACAATAACCGATGGAAGAGCTACGACTATAAGTAATTCAAAAAATGGAGATGTTGCATATACAGATATTCTCAAAGGAAAAGATTTTATAAATTTTTTAAAAGAACGATTATTTTTATTAAAAGAATTACTATCTGAGCAAGGCTCTATTTATTTGCACATCGATTATAAAATCGGACACTACGTTAAAGTAATGATGGACGAAGTTTTCGGAATTGAAAATTTCAGAAATGATATAACCAGAATTAAATGTAATCCTAAAAATTTTGACAGAATTGGTTATGGAAATATTAAAGATTTAATATTGTTTTACACAAAATCTGCAAATCCAATTTGGAATGAGCCCCGGGAAAAATATACAGAAAAAGATTTTGAAAAATTATTTCCTAAAACAGATAAGCAAGGCAGAAGATATACCACCGTTCCAATTCATGCACCCGGCGAAACTGAAAATGGAAAATCAAATCTTCCGTTTAAAGGAATTCTTCCTCCGAAAGGAAGACACTGGAGAGTCAATGTGGAAACATTAGAACAATGGGATAAAGAAGGATTAATTGAATGGTCATCTACAGGAAACCCGCGTAAAATTATATACGCTGATGAACGTGAAGGAAAAAGAATTCAGGATATATGGGAGTATAAAGACCCGCAATATCCAACATATCCAACAGAAAAAAATTCAGAGCTATTAGATTTAATAATTAAAACTTCTTCAAATGTGAATAGTATTGTACTGGATTGCTTTTGCGGTTCGGGAACTACATTAAAATCAGCTCAAACTAATAATAGAAAATGGATTGGCATTGACCAATCAGAACACGCAATCAAAGCCACAATAAAAAAACTTGAAACCGTTGAAGAAGACCTTTTTATTCCCAAACCCGATTATGATTTAATCGAATTAACTGAATCTATCAATATTTCTCAGCAAAGACTTAATACAAAAAGACAAAGCTTATTGAATCCAGATAAAATAGAAAAAATTAAACAAAATAAAAAAGCAATAAATTCCTGA
- a CDS encoding restriction endonuclease yields the protein MNKWISLSIDYANQKSYLDDLFHVYPTIPEGIREINEKAWGCVEKAFKQKNNDLLIHELLKLELFPIKDSYIAYLKRDNSSIDRNPRTINRICGRIYELGLNKLYERCSEPKETNRQIGPMFREWLRKKSLGITPVNLNTFLSDKKDAILDGSDKSMMDFAEKELGYHHNKGLDFVARFNGKYVIGEAKFLTDFGGHQNAQFNDAISTVETKKSMQ from the coding sequence ATGAATAAATGGATATCATTAAGTATCGATTATGCAAATCAAAAATCTTATTTAGATGATCTATTTCACGTATATCCAACAATACCAGAAGGAATTAGAGAAATAAACGAAAAAGCATGGGGTTGTGTTGAAAAGGCTTTTAAACAAAAAAATAATGATTTGCTTATTCATGAGCTTTTAAAACTTGAGTTATTTCCAATTAAGGATAGTTATATCGCATATTTAAAAAGAGATAATTCTTCAATAGATAGAAACCCACGTACAATAAATCGTATTTGTGGAAGAATATACGAGTTAGGACTTAATAAACTATACGAACGTTGCAGCGAGCCTAAAGAAACTAATCGCCAGATTGGTCCAATGTTCCGGGAATGGTTAAGAAAAAAATCGCTTGGCATTACTCCTGTTAATTTGAACACATTTCTTTCTGATAAGAAAGATGCGATTTTAGATGGTAGTGATAAATCGATGATGGATTTTGCAGAAAAAGAATTAGGGTACCATCACAACAAAGGGCTTGATTTCGTTGCACGTTTTAATGGCAAATATGTAATAGGTGAAGCAAAATTTTTAACCGATTTTGGCGGGCATCAAAATGCTCAATTTAACGATGCAATAAGTACTGTCGAAACAAAAAAGTCAATGCAATAA
- the purB gene encoding adenylosuccinate lyase, with protein MKLEELTAISPVDGRYRKHTESLANYFSEFALIRYRVFVEVEYFISLCEIPLPQLKSFKKEDFKKLRKITESFSIADANKIKDFEKITNHDVKAVEYFLKEAFKKLKLEKYSEFIHFGLTSQDINNTAVPLSLKECFERFITPLFDTIVHKLDALANEWKNIPMLAHTHGQPASPTRLGKEIKVFSERLKIQLKQLSAIPFSAKFGGATGNFNAHHAAYPEINWVNFANMFVNEKLLLSRSQTTTQIEHYDNFAAFCDNLKRINTILIDLDRDMWTYISMKYFNQRIKKGEVGSSAMPHKVNPIDFENSEGNLGVANALLEHLSAKLPVSRLQRDLTDSTVLRNIGVPIAHSVIAYNSLLKGLDKLLVNEEAIKNALEENWAVVAEGIQTILRREGYPKPYEALKDLTRNNEKITKENIHKFIDTLKVSDKIKKELKKLTPFNYTGV; from the coding sequence ATGAAGCTCGAAGAATTAACCGCCATTTCGCCTGTTGACGGGCGTTACCGAAAACATACCGAAAGTCTTGCCAATTATTTTTCAGAATTCGCATTAATCAGATACCGCGTATTTGTTGAAGTGGAATATTTTATTTCGTTATGCGAAATTCCTTTACCACAACTTAAGAGTTTCAAAAAAGAGGATTTTAAAAAGCTCCGGAAAATCACCGAAAGCTTCAGTATTGCCGATGCAAACAAGATAAAAGATTTTGAAAAAATCACCAACCACGATGTTAAAGCTGTTGAATATTTTCTGAAAGAAGCTTTCAAAAAATTAAAACTTGAAAAATATTCCGAGTTCATACATTTCGGACTAACATCGCAAGACATTAATAATACTGCCGTTCCGCTGTCGCTGAAAGAATGCTTTGAACGTTTCATAACTCCTTTGTTCGACACTATTGTTCACAAACTTGACGCACTTGCAAACGAATGGAAAAATATCCCGATGCTTGCGCATACGCACGGACAGCCTGCATCGCCCACCCGACTAGGGAAAGAAATAAAAGTTTTTTCTGAGCGCTTAAAAATTCAGTTGAAACAATTATCCGCAATTCCTTTCTCTGCCAAATTTGGCGGAGCAACCGGAAATTTTAATGCACATCATGCAGCATACCCTGAAATCAACTGGGTGAATTTTGCCAACATGTTTGTGAATGAAAAATTATTATTGAGCCGCTCGCAAACTACTACGCAAATTGAGCATTACGACAACTTCGCTGCATTCTGCGACAACCTGAAAAGAATAAATACAATTCTCATCGACCTTGACCGCGACATGTGGACTTACATCTCGATGAAATATTTCAACCAGAGAATAAAAAAAGGAGAAGTAGGTTCATCAGCAATGCCACATAAAGTTAATCCTATCGACTTTGAAAACTCGGAAGGAAACCTTGGTGTTGCCAACGCGCTGCTTGAGCACTTATCGGCAAAGCTGCCTGTGTCGCGCTTACAGCGCGACCTAACGGATTCCACTGTTTTACGAAACATTGGTGTTCCCATTGCTCATTCGGTCATTGCATACAACTCTCTGTTGAAAGGGCTCGACAAACTTTTAGTAAACGAAGAAGCTATTAAAAATGCGCTTGAAGAAAACTGGGCTGTTGTTGCCGAAGGCATACAAACCATTTTACGTCGCGAAGGATACCCCAAGCCCTATGAGGCTTTGAAAGATTTAACACGTAACAACGAAAAAATCACTAAAGAAAATATTCATAAATTTATTGATACGCTAAAAGTTTCCGATAAAATAAAAAAAGAGTTGAAAAAGCTTACACCTTTTAATTATACGGGGGTTTAA
- a CDS encoding PaaI family thioesterase: protein MRKISNPYRKIPGYNCFGCSPDNKDGLRMQFFEDGDEIVSEWEPSHGFEGYVNVVHGGIQSTLIDEIACWVVLIKYKTGAVTARLDVRMKKPVNAHKGKLTLKAKLVEVKRRIAEVVVELYDGEGTLCTTGTAWYYAFPHDEAVKSYCYPADYNEFFNEE, encoded by the coding sequence ATGCGAAAGATAAGTAATCCTTATAGGAAAATACCCGGTTATAATTGCTTTGGTTGTTCGCCCGATAATAAAGATGGTTTGAGAATGCAATTCTTCGAAGATGGCGATGAAATTGTTTCGGAATGGGAACCATCTCATGGTTTCGAAGGGTATGTAAATGTTGTGCATGGCGGTATTCAGTCGACATTGATTGATGAAATTGCCTGCTGGGTTGTACTGATAAAATATAAAACCGGTGCCGTTACTGCACGTCTTGATGTGCGAATGAAAAAGCCTGTAAATGCGCATAAAGGCAAGCTTACCTTAAAAGCAAAACTTGTTGAAGTGAAAAGAAGGATTGCCGAAGTGGTTGTTGAATTATACGATGGCGAAGGAACCCTTTGTACGACAGGAACAGCATGGTATTATGCATTTCCGCATGACGAAGCTGTTAAATCGTATTGTTATCCCGCAGATTATAATGAGTTCTTTAATGAAGAGTAA
- a CDS encoding EI24 domain-containing protein, producing the protein MALFKNFSLGFETYIDAHKFIVKNKLWAYVLLPGIINLCLIVLIFFAGLFFSKQITDWFFNFVGITGNEQGVLSYLFSAFYFIMRLLIQVFFFYCYFSIYKYLVLVIMSPVLAILSDKTSKIITGREVPYTFSLLMNDIFRGLAIVLRNIFMELLFIVICFFLSFIPIVGFVIPIFLFFVSMYFYGFSIIYYSHECYRLKISESVKFIRKNKGFAIANGFMFYILLLIPLVGLLVAPSYSVVAATIGVNRILKNQK; encoded by the coding sequence ATGGCTTTATTCAAAAATTTTTCGTTAGGATTTGAAACATACATCGATGCACATAAATTCATTGTGAAGAATAAACTATGGGCTTATGTGCTATTGCCGGGCATTATCAACCTTTGTTTAATTGTTCTGATTTTTTTTGCAGGCCTATTTTTTTCAAAGCAAATAACCGATTGGTTTTTCAATTTTGTCGGTATTACAGGGAATGAGCAGGGGGTGTTATCATATTTGTTTTCGGCATTTTATTTTATCATGCGTTTGCTGATACAAGTGTTTTTTTTCTATTGTTATTTTTCAATTTATAAATACCTGGTGTTGGTAATAATGTCGCCTGTTTTGGCAATACTTTCCGATAAAACTAGTAAAATTATTACAGGTCGCGAAGTGCCATATACATTCAGTTTGTTGATGAATGATATTTTTCGTGGACTTGCAATAGTACTGCGAAATATTTTTATGGAATTACTTTTTATTGTGATTTGTTTTTTTCTAAGCTTTATCCCCATTGTGGGATTTGTGATTCCAATATTTTTATTTTTTGTAAGTATGTATTTTTATGGCTTCTCAATAATTTATTATTCGCACGAATGTTATCGGCTTAAGATTAGTGAGAGTGTTAAATTCATCAGGAAAAACAAAGGTTTCGCAATAGCCAATGGATTTATGTTTTATATATTGTTGTTAATCCCTTTGGTGGGATTGCTTGTTGCACCTTCGTATTCAGTGGTTGCAGCTACAATAGGAGTGAACCGGATATTAAAAAATCAAAAATGA
- a CDS encoding menaquinone biosynthesis protein produces MKEKKLQITAVSYLNTLPFVYGIDYSGILKNFKLSLEVPSKCAENFKNGKADIALIPVGALLQLKNYKYISDYCIGSKGNVKTVLLLSQIPLQEIKSIYLDEHSLTSVNLVRILAKHFWNINPVWIDSNKMMQGSMQDMESLVAIGNKTFQLEKKFKYVYDLSDEWLKFTGLPFTFACWVMRDDLSSEFIAPFVNTLKWGLAHKKESIEKLFNPSEFPGIDIYSYLEKNIDFDFDIQKHKALEIFIDYMKNR; encoded by the coding sequence ATGAAAGAAAAGAAATTACAGATTACGGCTGTATCATACCTGAATACTTTACCTTTTGTATATGGAATAGATTATTCGGGGATATTAAAAAATTTTAAACTTTCGCTTGAAGTTCCGTCAAAATGTGCTGAAAATTTTAAAAATGGGAAAGCGGATATTGCACTTATCCCGGTAGGAGCATTATTGCAACTGAAAAATTATAAATACATTTCCGACTATTGTATAGGGAGCAAGGGAAATGTCAAAACTGTTTTACTGCTTTCGCAAATTCCTTTGCAGGAAATAAAAAGTATTTATCTTGATGAACACTCTCTGACATCGGTAAACCTGGTAAGAATCCTGGCAAAGCATTTCTGGAATATAAATCCGGTATGGATTGATTCCAATAAAATGATGCAGGGAAGTATGCAGGATATGGAAAGCCTTGTTGCTATTGGTAATAAAACGTTCCAACTGGAAAAAAAATTTAAGTATGTTTACGATTTATCAGATGAATGGCTTAAGTTTACCGGCTTGCCTTTTACTTTTGCATGCTGGGTTATGCGTGATGATTTGTCATCGGAGTTTATAGCGCCATTTGTAAATACACTGAAGTGGGGCTTGGCGCATAAAAAAGAATCCATCGAAAAACTTTTTAATCCTTCAGAATTTCCGGGGATTGATATTTATTCTTATCTTGAGAAAAATATTGATTTTGATTTCGATATACAAAAACATAAAGCACTTGAAATTTTTATCGATTATATGAAAAATAGATAA
- a CDS encoding tetratricopeptide repeat protein, with protein sequence MKKSIFILIFFAFINTAFTSAEATTITKYSESQSPYGKKKNFKKMKAYFRYRDADYNGALRILREIYEKNPADAKTNYMMGKCYVQLQEMDKAISFLNKSISLKADIDNDVHYYLGQAYQYQGKLDSAITEYTTYKSSLKQEKLKYDPVVDLLEQTQTAKNLMAHPVNVTIKNLGAEINSEYDDAMPSITADGKTLIFTSRRPDTKGGAIDPNTGQYYDDIYIATWNDEKNKWSSSEDAEGELNTAGHDACLSISPDGSIIFVYRNIAKVTGSGDIYYSVKRPDGKWSNPKNIDKPINTSFFESSACLSPDGNTLYFISERNGGNGNADIWKSKKLGKNLWAKPENLGPVINTIEDELGVYIHPDGKTLFFTSKGHNSMGGYDVFMSRMNPDSTWSVPVNLGYPINSTKDELSFVLTTDGKKAYISSRKENGLGGADIYEIDMTKYFYPIGIDGKVEENIVETELSILKGTVIESNSAQQTEAEIVIKDVATGKETKIESDDNGDYFVTLKGNKDYEISVAKEGYKKYSEKVTLPYDKTKTYTLVKLIVLEKLPEEKKE encoded by the coding sequence ATGAAAAAGAGCATATTCATTTTAATATTTTTTGCTTTTATAAATACTGCTTTTACTTCTGCTGAAGCAACAACCATCACAAAATATTCTGAATCGCAATCACCTTACGGGAAAAAGAAAAATTTCAAAAAGATGAAAGCTTATTTCAGGTATAGAGATGCTGATTATAATGGGGCTTTGCGCATCCTAAGAGAAATTTATGAAAAGAATCCTGCCGATGCAAAAACAAATTACATGATGGGGAAATGTTATGTTCAGCTCCAGGAAATGGATAAAGCAATTTCGTTTTTGAATAAATCAATTTCATTGAAAGCAGATATCGATAATGACGTTCATTATTATTTAGGACAAGCTTATCAATACCAGGGGAAACTCGACAGCGCAATTACTGAATACACTACTTACAAATCGAGTTTGAAACAAGAAAAACTTAAATATGACCCTGTTGTTGATTTACTGGAACAAACTCAGACTGCAAAAAATTTAATGGCTCATCCGGTTAATGTTACAATAAAAAATCTTGGTGCTGAAATAAATTCAGAATACGATGATGCAATGCCATCAATAACGGCTGATGGAAAAACATTGATATTTACATCGAGAAGACCCGATACGAAAGGTGGAGCCATTGACCCAAATACAGGTCAGTATTATGATGATATTTATATTGCTACATGGAATGATGAAAAGAATAAATGGAGTTCATCTGAAGATGCAGAAGGAGAGCTGAACACAGCAGGTCATGATGCGTGCTTAAGTATTTCACCTGACGGCTCAATTATTTTTGTTTACCGAAATATTGCTAAAGTTACAGGTAGCGGAGATATTTATTATTCAGTAAAACGTCCAGACGGAAAATGGAGCAATCCTAAAAATATTGATAAACCTATAAATACATCATTTTTTGAAAGCTCTGCATGTCTTTCTCCCGATGGCAACACATTGTATTTTATTAGTGAACGCAATGGCGGAAATGGAAATGCTGATATCTGGAAAAGTAAAAAACTTGGAAAAAATTTATGGGCAAAACCCGAAAACCTTGGTCCTGTAATTAATACAATTGAAGATGAACTGGGCGTATATATTCATCCCGATGGGAAAACATTATTCTTTACATCCAAAGGTCATAACAGCATGGGTGGTTACGATGTTTTTATGAGCAGGATGAATCCTGATTCTACATGGTCGGTACCTGTTAATTTAGGCTATCCTATTAATTCAACAAAAGATGAATTGAGTTTTGTTTTAACCACAGATGGGAAAAAAGCATATATATCGAGTCGTAAAGAAAACGGACTTGGCGGAGCAGATATATATGAAATTGATATGACAAAATATTTTTATCCTATAGGAATTGATGGGAAAGTTGAAGAGAATATTGTGGAAACAGAGCTCTCGATTTTAAAGGGTACTGTTATTGAATCAAATTCAGCACAGCAGACAGAAGCAGAAATTGTTATCAAAGATGTTGCTACAGGAAAAGAGACCAAAATAGAATCGGATGATAATGGCGATTATTTTGTAACCTTAAAAGGAAATAAAGATTATGAGATTTCTGTAGCTAAAGAAGGTTATAAAAAATATAGTGAAAAAGTTACTCTTCCTTATGATAAAACAAAAACCTATACTCTTGTAAAACTTATTGTTCTTGAAAAACTGCCTGAAGAGAAAAAAGAGTAA